The following is a genomic window from Trichomycterus rosablanca isolate fTriRos1 chromosome 24, fTriRos1.hap1, whole genome shotgun sequence.
AGTGCAGGGGTGCGTTCCTGCCGCTGTCGATATCGAATATCctctcacctacacacacacacacacacgagagcAACGTGGTGGTGAACAATACAGAGTTTGGTAGTATTTTCAAATCACTATTAATTCTTACTAGGAACGAACATTCTGCCGAGAAGATTCTGTGTTTTACTGAAAGCGAGAAGAGCTTTATGAGGCAGTGATGTAAAACATTAATGCACAATAGATCTGACCGCTGGGGGCAGAGATCTGTGTGGCCCTGTGCCGTCTAATCATTAATGTAAGAACGCAAGAGTAAAGCCTTTCTTCTGCCGCAAAGCTAAATGTACGGGACGGAGAGTACACAAATCAAATcacacagcagtaaaatacagtatatattataaatCATTTAGGAGAAGATATCCAGCAGATCATATTTTGTGTGAATAAAGCCTAAAAAAGAATCATCTGATGTTGCTGACGTATCAAAACTCAAGGGTTTGCATCCATTTAAATGGTGCCATGACTGGGAAAAAAGGTTGTAATGCTGGTCTAAAATATGTGGGCATCatacccactgctaacaggtgtataaaattattatattaaataaattatatgcttcccaTTTGTCCAGTTCCAGCATAAATGTGCCTCTCTGTACAAAGCAGATTCCATAtaaacatggtttgacaagttggGTTGAGGAAACTGCATAGAGCCTCAAGCTCAGCATTATtaaacatttgggatgaatcagaacatCGACTGGAAGCCAGGCCTTAAATTCAACTGAGCTTGTCAGTGCTTTTTCAGCTTCCCAAAATATAGTCAAAAGTCTTCCATATTAATGCCAGTGGTTCTGAAATGGGATGTGGAGACCAcaggtcgtgtgtgtgtgtgtgtgtatgtgtgtgtgttaaatataTGGATGCCTGAAATATTTCCACAGTTACGTACCGACGAAGAGCAGAGTGAAAATGATGATGAGCTGGTAGATGCCGTGACCCAGGATGTTCTTGGTCATGGTGCTGGAGATCAGGGGCTTGTTGCGTCCGTACGGTCTCCTCATGAGCAGGGATTCGGTGGGAGGTTCGGTGGCCAGAGCCAGAGAGGCGAACGTGTCCATGATCAGGTTCACCCACAGCATCTGAACGGCTTTTAACGGAGAGTCCTGGTGGAAACCAAAATAACACAGATGGAGCAATGGTCTCGACTCATAACGTACTAAAGAACATGTGGACCACGGTTAGTAACCTACACCTAAACTAAAAGGTCCCTCaaaaattctcagcactgtgtgtAACAGCTCCTAAAAAGGAAATAACCTTCATACTGATTTTATTAGGCCAGGGTTCCTCAGGGGGGTGGAAGGAAGTTATTATAGAGGGCTGGAAGTGGGTCAGCGGCCCTGGCCTAGTATTATTAGGTCTTTGTTATCCAGAACTTTGTCTTTAACtggtttttatatataaatcgcTGAAGAAACACAATAAGTACCAGCACTGTACTGGAGGTGTGAAGTGCAGAACTTACAGTACGATTCGATTGATTTGGGTTTTTGTGTCGCGTTAGTATTCACAGACCAGAAACCACTTGTGACGGCATTTAATTGATCATAAAATTGGTGCCATCCACGGCAAACATGGCTACAAACTTAAAGTACACTTTGAACAGGATGTACTTGTGTAATGCAGGCTCCAGTGAACGCCACGATCACGGCCACCACGTTAACGGTGAGCTGGAATTGCAGGAACTTGGAGATGCTGTCGTAGACGTTACGGCCCCACATCACAGCTTTCACGATGCTGCTGAAGTTATCGTCGGTCAGGATGATATCCGAGGCCTCTTTAGCCACGTCTGTACCTGCAATTCCCTGTTAGACAGAGACGGGAGCTGGTCAGAATCAGATATATACTCTTAGGAATGACTCGAATTAAAAACGTGTACTTATAAACGTGTAGAATCATTTCTGGGATGTACGGGACAATAAAAACACTTCCTGATAAACTGCAGCATTACACGTGATGATGATTTGTGACCTGGGCTGCCTAGAGGCACAACATGAAAGCATTCACTACATCACTGGAGGATCACAAGGTCAATCAGACATTAAGTTACTTCTCTGGCTGGGAATCcaagggtctgttcgaaaacctggtCACCTGCTGACACGCCCTGCTCCCTACttctacctgatcagctgcctctgtagagaggattctaatacgacatggagctcataaggcagattatttagacgctctacttagacagagatacACCGATTACGTCAGCACAGTTTTAGCtttctaagctaacacagttagcctcaggacatacaaacccgctagcacgccagctaacgtctccctccgtctcCGCcaattacaaataaacgacacttgtataattacacctttatacagattaaacatcaacgataatttatttatatttgaaaagaactctgttggttgcgcCGCCATATTATTCGTCCatcatgtttgtagttttttgtgagaaaagtcgtgccgcactgaatgctgggattgccttcagcgctgaggaggcgtcggacgctcccttgttattcagtcagatcatcactcagaattaaggcgcctcagtaggagcattttaagggatctaagaatttagacacgccctcttctcaggagtgtaagATGACATAAATCATGAGGGATAGCACATCTTCCCTATCAGTCTCTAGTGTCTATCAGCTCTTGTTTACAAACAGAGGCATCGAGATGCAGTggctttacagcatccaggaccgacaAGGTGGAAGCACACCAGgttgttctgttctattctggtAGCTGTTGATTGGTATATGAGGCTGGAAATGGCAGACTGGACGCTGCTTGTGTGATGCGGCTGTTACATTTCATATTTAAGCTTgtagataaaataaacattaaattataCTAATAAACAACTCGAAAAACTGGTGTTTTGTTCAGAAACAGGAGTGAGTAAGCAGACGCGTTCCTGCTGTAATACAGAATCCTTTAGGTGTAGAAATACCCACGCAGCAGTAGCTGTAGATTAATCAGGAGCGCGAATGCCCGTGTTCGATCTCTGTGGGCGGTGAAACTGCTGAGCAAAAcaatatttctgaccttatagACTAACGAGACTTatttaatgataaaaaataataaaactgagGGAGGGGAATGCTACAGAATGCGCAGAAGGCAAAACCGGTCAAGGACATTAAAGGGCAAAACTGATGCTGGGGTATGTGAGCTGCTACCCAGCGGGCACACTAGGGGGCACTGTTGAGCTTTTCTTTCCCCCTTTATAAGAGACAGGATGGCGTGATGCAGCGTGTCAGTGTGACGTTGGCTGTGAAATGAGGACAGCCTGGTTGGGGTGGCACAGGAGCGATGTGGGCGCTCGGAACGAGGATGAAGAAGAAGGGCTGAGGGACGTACCATCGCGAAGCCCACGTCGGCTTTCTTCAGTGCAGGACCGTCGTTGGTACCGTCGCCTGTTACCGCCACGACCTGCCTCTGTTCCACCAGCGTGCTGTCGATGATACCTGagagacaacacacacacacacacacacacacacacacacacacacgcagaggtACCTGTTATTACCAACATGTCCTCTCTTTTGGACAAAAAAATGCATCCGGGTGGTATTTCTAAATCACCAAACATGTCCGGGATTCAGTTTTTATAGTCTGTACTCGCTTTTCAGATGCCTAAACGGTGCTTTTGACAGAGGACAGAAGTTgtatgggcaccctgactggcaCCGTTTGTTGCGGTTCGACCGCTTTCGGTGCGTACTCGGCGCGCCTGCCTGTGACCCCCATTACTGTTTCGGAGACACTTCGTCAGGCCATAACGATCTGGTACGGATCAAAGTCCCTCAGCCCCTCAGGTGTTTATggtgatcagatctgctgcattcaattTCAGTTCaaacatctaacagatccccCTCACCCTCAGGTGCACCAGCGCATTATCATCACTTATGTTTTAATTAAGACTGCAGTCGTTTAGCCCAgtagttttattagtattaaatcTGTCACCTCCTTAATGTAGAATTCATCCATGTGACGATGCTTTTTTGCAttactatatagccaaaagtatgtggacaccccttttattaatgagtttaggtgtttctgcCGTTGCTAATGAGGGTATTAAATCAATTCTATAATAATAGACTTTCTACTCCTTgttaacagtttaaaaaaggcTCCTCAATaaggtttggtgtggaagagcTCCAGTGAAGTACCCACCTAAATATTATTAAAGACCTCTGGGAAACCACCTATAagtggacccaccacaaccctgaccaggataaagtgattaaTGAAAGCGTATTTCTCTCACCTTTGacgagtgtgtgtttgtctgttggAGAGGATCGAGCTAACACTCGCAGTTTGGGCCAAACCTTGTCGATGCGCTCCTGTTCCACCTGAAAACAACAACACCAGTATggacagattgatagacagacagacagacagacagacagacagacagacagacagataattatagaaaaaaagaaagacagccGAGGCTAACTGAAATTTCGACCCTCCGTACCTCTCCTTTCTCGTTGCGAATCCTCCTGTTGAACTCTTTGCCCTCGATGCACAGGAAGTCCTCGCCCGGGTGGATGATGCCACACTTGATGGCGATGGCCCTGGCGGTGTTGATGTTGTCGCCGGTTACCATCCTCACCGTGATGCCCGCGCGCTGACACTTACGGATGGCGTCTGGTACCTAAGGTGTTAAGTgtgcaatcacacacacacacacacacacacagcattaaCAACAACTATATGTGCGTCACAATATCCTCAGTGTGCTGATTTTGGGTTAAGACCCCCCATGCATTCCAtctccccccacccccccaaccTGTTTGTGCACCCCTGAATAAAAGGAATGGGTCCGTGCCTCTTCTCTCCATAACACTCACCTCTGGTCTGACCGGATCTTCGATGCCGACCACGCAGATGCCCGTCAGGTCGGTCAGGATGTTGTTCTCGTCGTCCCAGTTCGGCTCCGGATCGCCAGAGAAGTCCCTGTAGGCCACGCAGATGGTCCTGAGCCCGTCGCAGGCCATGGGCTCGATCACTTTCTTCACCATCTCGTCTCTGTCGCGTGGACGGAAGACCCGCGGCTCGCCCACCTCGCTCAGGATACGGCTGCACCTGGAGGAAGGGGGCGGGTTCGGCACCCTTAAtgctgtctgaaaacctagtgaccctGCTCCCCACCATCTACCTGATCAAATTTTACACCCAATATTGAGCAAACAGAGCAACTTTATGTTAACTGCTTTTAAAAATTCGACTGGATTCTTTAAAGAATTAAGGACAATTAGGGGGGCACTTACTTTTTCAGCACTATCTCCGACGCCCCCTTGCTGTACATCCTGAAGCTGCCGTCGGGAAGTTTGACCACAGTGCTCATGGATTTCCTGACCGAGTTGAAGGTGTAGACTTTGTAGAGCTTCTCCTCGGGGATCTGGTTCCTGATGGTCTGGTAATCACGCTTCAGGTCCAGCACCAGTCCTAACAGGCCACATTCCGTCTTGTTGCCCACCTGCTTGGGCAGCCCGCCCTCTTTATCTGGGGGCTGAAAcatatacaaaaataattattattattaaaaaaagaaaatgtgtttCAGATTTCTGAGAGGGACCAGAAAGATTTCAATTAGAAagattctaataaaataaaggaaGCTTTGTGTGGTCTTAACATTCTGTCTTCAAAAAATGCAgcttcattacattttaattccacaacctttattttacataaagAGACTGAGCCCTGGAGACTCGGGTCCCAGTGAAACCAGAACCGTGCCGGATTGGCTTGTTTTTGATCGCGAGAGGCTCGTCGGATCCCGCAGGAAGGTTTAAAAGATCGTATCTGGCACGCGATGCCCCTCTGAACGTCTGTCCTCTCCGTGGGCATCGCACCCTCCTGCGAGCCCTGGCATATGGCAGAGTGAGAACTGGCAGCGATACTTCCTCTTTTCCAGCGCTGCTCTAACCCGGTAAGGTCATTTCCATCGCGCCTCTTTGATTCACCGGAGGTCGGAGAGGCAGGGACGAGCCGCTTCGCCAGATCTTGGCTGGCGTGCGCCACCTGAGAGCTCGAGCCGCACGGGTGTGGTGACTTACGAGACGGATGAGACACGTTTGCCGGGACTCAGCGAGACGTTTCACCTTGAAAGAGGCGTCGACAGAAAACTTGAGCTGTTTTTAGCTCATTATTTTTAGCTGGTGTGGCGTAACGCCAAGAGCCACGCCTCTGATAAGAGCACTGCCTGAGTTCcgggggttcgaatcccgagctgggctcacaaatacacaaGGTGCGTAATGTAATGTGAACCCAgtcatcagtgcacccttagtgcaggtcccaagcccaggtcccaattaagggttaagggccttgctcaggggtccaacagtggcggtttggcagcagtggggcttaaaccagccaccttttgattactattccagtgccttaaccactgagctactaccgCCCCTGGTGCTTGGAAGGCTCTGACCAGAATCCTGATTTGTGACCCTTTAATTTCGTAAAtcttttgctttatgtttgttGGTGGCAAATCTGCTCCCCCCAAAAGTCCAACAGAAGCTCTAGGCTTGTGTTGGCAGTTCATTACTGCACCTTTAATCAAACGCTGGTACAGAATCTCAGAAATGTAGAAGATTTTACCTCCCGTGTGGTTTGGAATGCAGACGATCGTTTGATGCGCTGCAGTTTTTTATCTGCAGTCGTTTCTCAGCCCGAGAGCTGGAGAGCATTTCAGAATGCTGCTTGATCACAGCGAGAGAAGAAAACTGAATTCGGACTGCGACTGTGGGGGCCGCTGGGTGAAGGAGGGGTCGTGCGGCGATTACGTAACATCACATTTAAAGATTACACAGGGAGAATCACTCCGAGAGGCTCCTGCTGACGGCAACCTGAACCAAGCAGAAGCTGGATGTTCCAgcctctctggtgtgtgtgtgtgtgagtgtgtgtgtgtgagagtgtgtgtgagtgtttttttaaatctctCGCCGTCTCTGGAGGTGTGTTATGTAAGAGGTGCTATTCTGCAGAGAGGAGGCGAATTCTGAGATTTTTTTATTAGATATAAGCGAAGTTAAACACAGGGAGGATCACTGATCGACAGGACCGCTGTGTTTAATATTTAGAAAAGGATTTAATTAATCCTGACAGGTCAGATGAAcctatttcttatttttttaaacgacTCTGCAGTTTTTCTCTTTAATAAGCatctaatataaattattattttgccAAATTTAGGGGAAAATgtctatacaccaatcagccataacattaaaaccacctccttgtttctacactcactgtccattttatcagctccacttaccatatagaagcactttgtagttctacaattactgactgtagtccatctgtttctctgcaggtattatttgggtgttggatcattctcagcactgcagtgacactgacatggtggtggtgtgttagtgtgtgttgtgctggtatgagtccactcactgtccactctaggtCCTGTTTTCTCCAGAATCATGTTGATGGCTGGGCACGTGGGCATCGTTTACCCGTCGTAGGTCAATCCATGTTAAAAAGTACACAAGTCAGAAGAGCTGCTGGTAACATCCTGGTACCAGACACCACAGGATACCTTTAGATGTAGGTCTGACCGCATTTTATTCGGCTCATCGGTGTGCAAAACCGTCTGAACGATTTGAAATCGCACGTCGACCGTGGTGCACAAACAAAACGAGCAGAAACGAAGAAATAAAGAATCAAACGGTGCCACTTGTAAATCAAGTCCTATGGCTACGAGCTGATGCTGCCAATTAGGCGGGTTTAAGAGCCGTCGCGCGTCTCCCACGCTAACGAGGGCTTCTGTGTGTGAGGAGCGAATGTTACAACCTCCAGTTCCTTCCACCGCTGTGGTTCGCCGCTCCGAGCCTTTTTCATCTAGAAAGCGTCTGTATTGATTTTCTAATGTGATTTGTGGACGGAGGCGCGTAATTAACGCTCAGATTAATCTGCGATACATCGAGGGACGCCGCCTTTAAATCAGCTCCTGTACCCCGCGTTCGTGCCCGCAGAAACGTGCCAGTTTTGCTTTATTAAGCATCGCGCCGCCATCCAGCTGGGACGTTTAAACTGCAGAAAACTCGTCGGGTCATTTCAGGCGACGACGTATAAAAAACACGAGCTCAGTTTCAGCTCATTATTTATGAGAACGCACGATAACAGCGTAATGAATTCCTTCATTctgtacaaaataaaagctgttttatattttatctcTGCTGTTTCATCCAGCAGCACTAAAAAACGTTCCGGGAACATCCGGAAAACGTGAcagactttatcctggtcagggtcgcaggagGTCCTGAGAAGGAATACCCTAAAAagggtacatttacattcacagcatttggagtatacagtctaagcaattgagggttaagggccttgcttaagggcccaacagtgacaacctggccgtgatggggcttgaaccagcaaccttttgattactagtcctgtaccttaaccgctaggctacaactgcccctacagcaggcaccaatccatcacagagcttcagccaagacacagccaattatgtctgtgtagacgtcaAGCCGGTCGACAGcaatgctgagattcaaacccagatctcagcgatAGTGGGTTAGCATAATAGAGCGCTAACAAAGCCCCAGCTAGCATAAATTACAGAAGCAGGATCCAGGGTCCAGTATGATTGGCTGTGGCATCCAGAGATTCCAGGTAAACTGGACCCattgcagccctgaccaggataaagcagtggtagaaAATGAGAGAAATGAATGATGGGTATCTCACCAGGATGTTTGTGGTGTAAGCACTGTTGATGGAGATGGCGTTGGCCAGCATGTCCAGAGTTTTGGAGGGGAGCGCGCTCGGGTCGGGGATCACTTTGAAGTGAACGTCGGCCGAGTACAGCTGTACCGCCGTCATCCTGTTGGTGGTCAGCGTGCCCGTTTTGTCCGAGCAGATAGCCGTGGCGTTGCCCATGGTCTCGCAGGCGTCCAGGTGGCGCACCAGGTTGTTGTCCTTCATCATTTTCTACAGACGTACAGAAACACAGAGACACGGACCAGGTgatgatatttacatttacagcttacagtctaagcaactgagggttaggggccttgctcaggggcccaacagcagcaaccttctgattacgagtactaccttaatcgctaggctacacCTCCCTTCCCTGATTCTATTTACAAGCCGTGGAAACATGACTGGATCTGTGTGGCTCTTCTGGTCAGGATTCATATTAGgatttggaacatgactgcaggaatTCTCTTCCATTTACTAACAAGCATGAGTGAGGTTTGGGGCTCGGCCTGTATTTCACTTATGCATTTCACCCTCTTGAGGTCAGGGCCATGTGATGCCAGCTCGCTTTTGTGCACAACTTAGTGCTCCAGAGTCAAACGCTGGTGTGCTTTAGACCGGCTTTTTCACACTTTATtttaagtgacccacattttgatCATGATTTTaccgcgacccaggcaacacaaacgatgcatcaaaacgaaacacaaaacgaaatatgctaaattaatacaaatgtagGCAATCTGATCCCAGTGTGGTTTACAGGATGTagcgtaaagcctccacaagggggcgatcGTGTACACGTTGTTTTCtctgcgttttttttttttttggctcatGACCCAACCCAGAATTTTAGAACACTCCAGAGAACAGGGAATGTATATAAGCCATGCACACGAGGGTGAGGAAGGCGTTAGGAACGGTTATACCTTGACGGAGTACGCCAGCGATATGGTAACAGCCAGAGGAAGTCCTTCAGGAACGGCCACCACCAGCACCGTCACACCAATGATGAAGAACTTGACGAAGTACTGGATGTAGATGGGCGTGCACTCGGGCAGCCACGGCTTCTTCTGGAGCACAAAGTTATCGATGGCGAAGTAGAGCACCAGGATTATCACCGTGATGGCCGACATCAAGAGACCTACAGACACACACgggtcattatttatttataaataacacaataataataataataataatattatattatcaaCAACGTTCTGCAGAATCGTTCACACTAAACATCCATAAACTACAGATGAACCTGCACTTAccctaaataaatgttaaaataccGTATTGCTGAGTACATTTATTATCCTTCACAAGATGGCGGCACCCATAAGGGCTGCACGGGGCTATTAAAGCTCTGTTTGTTTTCTCCTGATAATTCACTACCACTTATTTGACATGTAATCAGGTGTGTTCTTTATTCCAGTCATGAACATTATAAGtgtttgagttgagttgagttttAATCACCTGCTTTGCCGATCTGCACGGCCAGCTTGGTCAGTTTGCCCTGCAGGACGGATTTCTCCTTTTTCGAGACGTTGGccttcttcttctccttctcGTCGGCCTCTCCACCCTCGGCGCTCTTCAGCGGCTGCATTTCCATCGCCGCCGCGCCGTCCTGCTTCTTCACTGCAACCGGCAGAGAGGAGGAAACGTCACCGCAAGTCACCGCCGATCGATCCGGCTCGTCGTGGAACGTTTCAGAACACTGGGACTGTAAATTCTTCTTTTGCCAAGGCGttacattaaaaatgtgttttttttaaatactttgtttattccaccgatgccgatccccgctctgattgaggagaacgaagctaacccacaccccctccgacacgtgggcagcagccgtatgcatcttgtcacctacactttgacgagtgcagtgcagctcagcgttgcgtacggagagacgcaccctgagagcactcttttctcatctctgtgcaggccccatcaatcagccagcagaggtcgtaattgcaccagtcatgagagagagaccaaatccggcttagtcccgcccatatccgaacaacagaccaatcgttgttcttgtggccgctcagccttaccACTGTCCTGTTAACATGTATGTATTTGATTAATAATGTGTACTGGGGTAACGCATTAGCTCAAAATGATTGATTTGGTTTGTATTAAATTAATTGTAAATTACTACATTTAAGCAAGTAAAGATTtacttaaattaataataaattaataataacattctTCCCACATACATCACATAATGATAAAATACTAATCCAACACAAATTTACTATAGTAAAACCAGCTCTGATTAAACACCCAGAAGAAATGAGGAGTCAGAGATCAGAGATCAGAAGCAGCAGCAGGTCAGTGAGCAGAAACTCAGAGGTCAACAAACACGCCGGAACAAAACTCAGTCGCATCAACATAACGAGAGCTGCTAGAGATCGAGTGTgttataaaacacacactcggctttttacacacacacacacgatctgTCCAACATGATCTCCTACACCCTGTCTTACACCCTGTCTTACACCCCGTCATTGCACCAgtcctgagagagagagagaccccatccggcttagtcccgcccatatctgaacgacaggccaatcattgttcatgtggccgctcagccttaccACTGTCCTGTTTTAATACTGGACCAGGTCTGCAGTTCTGCACTGGATCTGGAAATCGATCAATGTTCATGTACTTGATATTTCATGGACACTGTCTGCATATTGTTTAGTCTGGATATTTTAGAGAGCTACCAACAGCCAGAAACTaattccttgtgtgtgcaaACAACCCTGGTGAATAaaactgattctgattctgatttggaGAACAAATCTTTAGATGTTGGAAAAAAGGTAATTTAACCAGAATCTCCAAATCTCTTGCTCACATCAGCTGCTCTGCTGGTTTAGATTGAGACATTTTTGTCCTTCATTTAAACCGGATGATATTTGCACATGAACCTCTCAGGAACTGCAGCAAACACGACTTTAATTACCCCAAAGTACAAAGATTCCACTGATGCACTTTAAACTCTAAACTTTataagatttaaaaataaataaaaataaaccccGAGAATAATCAAAACGCCCCGACGCGTCTGGAAGAAGCAGCAGACAAAACGAGAAGCGACAGGACTGAAAGAGACACGTCAGGATTAATGGACGACGCCAGAGCTCTGCACCCGACTCGGAAACAAAAAGAGAAAGGAACTGAGCGTGAGAGCTGAGAGTGAAAGTAGGTTACCTTTGGTCTGGTTGTTCTCCATATTTCCATCCTGCATTTTACCTACGATGGAGACACGACGAGACACGGAACAGgagacaataataaaaaaaaaaagagcagacAGGGACACGACAgtgaaatcaaaataaaaacaggaagaCAGAAGATGAACATTTGGTCAACGTTTTGACATCTCAGTGACAGTAACATACATAACACACAGTATCATAACAGGCTTCTGAGGGGGGGACGTGTTTCATTCAGAGTACTGATAGTGCAGATCTACTGGagctctaattattattattgattcagAATTATTGCTCGTTTTCACCGGGCAGGTCGGGTCCTGGCTGGACCACTAAACAATGGCAgctgtataatttatttatatttatttattaggattttaacatcatgttttacactttggttccatatacaggtccttctcaaaaaattagcatattgtgataaagttcattattttccataatgtaatgataaaaattaaactttcatatattttagattcattgcacaccaactgaaatatttcaggtcttttattgttttaatactgatgattttggcatacagctcatgaaaacccaaaattcctatctaaaaaaattagcatatcatgaaaaggttctctaaacgagctattaacctaatcatctgaatcaacgaattaactctaaacacctgcaaaagattcctgaggcttttaaaaactcccagcctggttcattac
Proteins encoded in this region:
- the atp2b2 gene encoding plasma membrane calcium-transporting ATPase 2 isoform X10, encoding MGDMRNSDFYAKNQRNDSVGSGGGSGGFGCSVMELRSLMELRGTEAVVKIQDDYGGIAALCQRLKTSPTEGLTGDPTDLDKRKEVFGKNLIPPKKPKTFLQLVWEALQDVTLIILEIAALISLGLSFYQPPGGDNEACGAANTGAEDEGESEAGWIEGAAILLSVVCVVLVTAFNDWSKEKQFRGLQSRIEQEQKFQVVRGSQVIQLPVADIVVGDIAQIKYGDLLPADGILIQGNDLKIDESSLTGESDHVRKAADKDPMLLSGTHVMEGSGRMIVTAIGVNSQTGIIFTLLSAGGEEEEKKEKKGQAVEDGRQLADHSHPSSHPIATIATDGAAGANAPGNASLVNGKMQDGNMENNQTKVKKQDGAAAMEMQPLKSAEGGEADEKEKKKANVSKKEKSVLQGKLTKLAVQIGKAGLLMSAITVIILVLYFAIDNFVLQKKPWLPECTPIYIQYFVKFFIIGVTVLVVAVPEGLPLAVTISLAYSVKKMMKDNNLVRHLDACETMGNATAICSDKTGTLTTNRMTAVQLYSADVHFKVIPDPSALPSKTLDMLANAISINSAYTTNILPPDKEGGLPKQVGNKTECGLLGLVLDLKRDYQTIRNQIPEEKLYKVYTFNSVRKSMSTVVKLPDGSFRMYSKGASEIVLKKCSRILSEVGEPRVFRPRDRDEMVKKVIEPMACDGLRTICVAYRDFSGDPEPNWDDENNILTDLTGICVVGIEDPVRPEVPDAIRKCQRAGITVRMVTGDNINTARAIAIKCGIIHPGEDFLCIEGKEFNRRIRNEKGEVEQERIDKVWPKLRVLARSSPTDKHTLVKGIIDSTLVEQRQVVAVTGDGTNDGPALKKADVGFAMGIAGTDVAKEASDIILTDDNFSSIVKAVMWGRNVYDSISKFLQFQLTVNVVAVIVAFTGACITQDSPLKAVQMLWVNLIMDTFASLALATEPPTESLLMRRPYGRNKPLISSTMTKNILGHGIYQLIIIFTLLFVGERIFDIDSGRNAPLHSPPSEHYTIIFNTFVMMQLFNEINARKIHGERNVFDGIFRNPIFCSIVIGTFAIQIVIVQFGGKPFSCSPLDIEKWMWCVFLGLGELLWGQVISTIPNSKLKFLRGAGQLTQKDEVPEEDLDEDQEEIDHAERELRRGQILWFRGLSRIQTQIEVVNTFKSGTSFQGALRRQSSTTSQNQDVTNVSSPSHMSLSNALSSPTSTAAVPAGQC
- the atp2b2 gene encoding plasma membrane calcium-transporting ATPase 2 isoform X3, which translates into the protein MGDMRNSDFYAKNQRNDSVGSGGGSGGFGCSVMELRSLMELRGTEAVVKIQDDYGGIAALCQRLKTSPTEGLTGDPTDLDKRKEVFGKNLIPPKKPKTFLQLVWEALQDVTLIILEIAALISLGLSFYQPPGGDNEACGAANTGAEDEGESEAGWIEGAAILLSVVCVVLVTAFNDWSKEKQFRGLQSRIEQEQKFQVVRGSQVIQLPVADIVVGDIAQIKYGDLLPADGILIQGNDLKIDESSLTGESDHVRKAADKDPMLLSGTHVMEGSGRMIVTAIGVNSQTGIIFTLLSAGGEEEEKKEKKGQAVEDGRQLADHSHPSSHPIATIATDGAAGANAPGNASLVNGKMQDGNMENNQTKVKKQDGAAAMEMQPLKSAEGGEADEKEKKKANVSKKEKSVLQGKLTKLAVQIGKAGLLMSAITVIILVLYFAIDNFVLQKKPWLPECTPIYIQYFVKFFIIGVTVLVVAVPEGLPLAVTISLAYSVKKMMKDNNLVRHLDACETMGNATAICSDKTGTLTTNRMTAVQLYSADVHFKVIPDPSALPSKTLDMLANAISINSAYTTNILPPDKEGGLPKQVGNKTECGLLGLVLDLKRDYQTIRNQIPEEKLYKVYTFNSVRKSMSTVVKLPDGSFRMYSKGASEIVLKKCSRILSEVGEPRVFRPRDRDEMVKKVIEPMACDGLRTICVAYRDFSGDPEPNWDDENNILTDLTGICVVGIEDPVRPEVPDAIRKCQRAGITVRMVTGDNINTARAIAIKCGIIHPGEDFLCIEGKEFNRRIRNEKGEVEQERIDKVWPKLRVLARSSPTDKHTLVKGIIDSTLVEQRQVVAVTGDGTNDGPALKKADVGFAMGIAGTDVAKEASDIILTDDNFSSIVKAVMWGRNVYDSISKFLQFQLTVNVVAVIVAFTGACITQDSPLKAVQMLWVNLIMDTFASLALATEPPTESLLMRRPYGRNKPLISSTMTKNILGHGIYQLIIIFTLLFVGERIFDIDSGRNAPLHSPPSEHYTIIFNTFVMMQLFNEINARKIHGERNVFDGIFRNPIFCSIVIGTFAIQIVIVQFGGKPFSCSPLDIEKWMWCVFLGLGELLWGQVISTIPNSKLKFLRGAGQLTQKDEVPEEDLDEDQEEIDHAERELRRGQILWFRGLSRIQTQIRVVNAFRSSLYEGLEKPESRTSIHNFMTHPEFRIEDSTPHIPLIDDTDMDDEAARKNSSQPSSPNKNNNAIDSGINLTTDTSKSAASSSPGSPLHSLETSL